From one Nycticebus coucang isolate mNycCou1 chromosome 14, mNycCou1.pri, whole genome shotgun sequence genomic stretch:
- the LOC128565474 gene encoding glutathione S-transferase P-like isoform X2 — MPPYTIVYFPARGRCEALRMLLADQGQSWKEEVVTKETWQQGSLKASCLFGQLPKFQDGDLTLYQSNAMLRHLGRALGLYGKDQLEAALVDMINDGVEDHRKRCSYLIHHNYEEGKAKYVQELPGHLRPFETLLAQNRGGQAFIVGDQISFADYNLLDLLLAHQALVPGCLDSFPMLSAYVARLSARPKLEAFLASPEHINRPIFGGLQI; from the exons A TGCCGCCCTACACCATCGTTTACTTCCCGGCCCGAG ggcgcTGTGAGGCCCTGCGCATGCTGCTGGCAGACCAGGGCCAAAGCTGGAAGGAGGAGGTTGTGACCAAGGAGACTTGGCAGCAGGGCTCTCTCAAGGCCTCCTGT CTGTTTGGGCAGCTCCCCAAGTTCCAGGATGGAGACCTCACCCTGTACCAGTCCAATGCCATGCTGCGTCACCTGGGGCGTGCCCTCG GGCTGTATGGCAAAGACCAGCTGGAGGCGGCGCTGGTGGACATGATAAATGATGGGGTGGAGGACCATCGCAAGCGGTGTAGCTACCTCATCCACCATAACTAT GAGGAGGGCAAAGCCAAGTATGTTCAGGAGCTGCCGGGGCACCTGAGGCCTTTTGAGACCCTATTGGCCCAGAACCGGGGGGGCCAGGCCTTCATCGTGGGTGACCAG ATCTCCTTTGCTGACTACAACCTGCTGGACTTGCTGCTGGCCCACCAGGCCCTGGTGCCTGGCTGTCTGGACAGCTTCCCCATGCTCTCAGCCTATGTGGCGCGCCTTAGTGCCCGGCCCAAGCTCGAGGCCTTCCTGGCCTCCCCTGAGCACATAAACCGCCCCATCTTTGGAGGCCTCCAGATATGA
- the LOC128565474 gene encoding glutathione S-transferase P-like isoform X1, whose protein sequence is MPPYTIVYFPARGRCEALRMLLADQGQSWKEEVVTKETWQQGSLKASCLFGQLPKFQDGDLTLYQSNAMLRHLGRALGLYGKDQLEAALVDMINDGVEDHRKRCSYLIHHNYLEYSHSQEEGKAKYVQELPGHLRPFETLLAQNRGGQAFIVGDQISFADYNLLDLLLAHQALVPGCLDSFPMLSAYVARLSARPKLEAFLASPEHINRPIFGGLQI, encoded by the exons A TGCCGCCCTACACCATCGTTTACTTCCCGGCCCGAG ggcgcTGTGAGGCCCTGCGCATGCTGCTGGCAGACCAGGGCCAAAGCTGGAAGGAGGAGGTTGTGACCAAGGAGACTTGGCAGCAGGGCTCTCTCAAGGCCTCCTGT CTGTTTGGGCAGCTCCCCAAGTTCCAGGATGGAGACCTCACCCTGTACCAGTCCAATGCCATGCTGCGTCACCTGGGGCGTGCCCTCG GGCTGTATGGCAAAGACCAGCTGGAGGCGGCGCTGGTGGACATGATAAATGATGGGGTGGAGGACCATCGCAAGCGGTGTAGCTACCTCATCCACCATAACTAT CTGGAATATTCCCATTCGCAGGAGGAGGGCAAAGCCAAGTATGTTCAGGAGCTGCCGGGGCACCTGAGGCCTTTTGAGACCCTATTGGCCCAGAACCGGGGGGGCCAGGCCTTCATCGTGGGTGACCAG ATCTCCTTTGCTGACTACAACCTGCTGGACTTGCTGCTGGCCCACCAGGCCCTGGTGCCTGGCTGTCTGGACAGCTTCCCCATGCTCTCAGCCTATGTGGCGCGCCTTAGTGCCCGGCCCAAGCTCGAGGCCTTCCTGGCCTCCCCTGAGCACATAAACCGCCCCATCTTTGGAGGCCTCCAGATATGA
- the LOC128565475 gene encoding glutathione S-transferase P isoform X1 produces the protein MPPYTIVYFPVQGRCEALRMLLADQGQSWKEEVVTGETWQQGSLKASCLYGQLPKLQDGDLTLYQSNAMLRHLGRSLGLYGKDQREAALVDMVNDGVEDLRCKYVRLIYTNYEAGKDEYVKVLPGQLKPFETLLSQNQGGQAFIVGNQISFADYNLLDLLLIHQVLAPSCLDAFPLLSAYVARLSARPKLKAFLASPEHVNRPINGNGKQ, from the exons A TGCCGCCCTACACCATCGTCTACTTCCCAGTCCAAG GGCGCTGTGAGGCCCTGCGCATGCTTCTGGCGGACCAGGGCCAGAGCTGGAAGGAGGAGGTGGTGACCGGGGAGACTTGGCAGCAGGGCTCCCTCAAGGCCTCCTGT CTGTATGGGCAGCTCCCGAAGCTCCAGGATGGAGACCTCACCCTGTACCAGTCCAATGCCATGCTGCGTCACCTGGGGCGCTCCCTCG GGCTGTATGGGAAGGACCAGAGGGAGGCAGCTCTGGTGGACATGGTGAATGACGGCGTGGAGGACCTGCGCTGCAAATACGTCAGACTCATCTACACCAACTAC GAGGCAGGCAAGGATGAGTATGTGAAGGTACTGCCTGGGCAGCTGAAGCCTTTTGAGACCCTGCTGTCCCAGAACCAGGGAGGCCAGGCCTTCATTGTAGGCAACCAG ATCTCCTTTGCTGACTACAACCTGCTGGACCTGTTGCTGATCCACCAGGTCCTGGCCCCCAGCTGCCTGGATGCATTTCCCCTGCTCTCGGCCTATGTGGCGCGCCTTAGTGCCCGGCCCAAGCTCAAGGCCTTCCTGGCCTCCCCTGAGCATGTGAACCGCCCCATCAACGGCAACGGGAAACAGTGA